Part of the Juglans regia cultivar Chandler chromosome 14, Walnut 2.0, whole genome shotgun sequence genome, AATTTGTTACCGTTGACAAGTGGGGACCAAAAACTCTCGTATTCAAAAGTGTCAACTTCAAGCAAAGAGTGTCATGTATTATTGGCCTCATCCTCTTGAGTGGGGGAAGAGGAGAGGATGTGACTTCTCCCAAACAAGGGGTAAGTTTTTGGGGCTAACTATTAAAGGAGAAgcaaatcttttttctttttttggggttAAAGGTTTTATTCCATCAAAAGTTTTGAGAGACTTTGATCGATTAGATAGGGCACTTGATAATGATATGACCCCATTTTCCCATTCAAAAGTGGACTTCAATGTTGACataaaaagtgagagagaaatcCACCAAAATGAAAATGGGTCGGAATGTGGGGGGACCGATCGATCTCtacgtatatatatttttcctttttgaggATGAAATTTGTGAAAGATTCTTTGTGAACATATTCAACCTTCCACTCACTCTATTTCTGAAAACTACTTCCCCAACTTGCCTTCTCCAAACCAATAACATATCCTATctatttaatttgagaaatgataacTCAATTTGAAAAGTAATAGTTGTAGTAGTGAGTTTGCAAGTGCCGcgcaatcattttttaaaaaaaagtgaataaatacaaaatctacataaaaaaaaataaattttttaatagtaggctttactcttttttaaagtgactgtacGATACTTACTCATTCCACTattgtatgtagtattatttctaatcaaattatttttagaaaatcttACAAATAAGAGGGATTCGGGTTTTTGCCTAAGCTTTTATCGTCTTCGTCCATACAGACCGATGTAGCAtgttttaagtgatttttttttaaaaaaaaaattcttaagatATTTTATCCTATAGAATCTTTAACCATATCACACATCATATATTTATCACATTTACTAATCCAAACTTTAGCATTTCACTATCTACTTCACTTTTCTATGTTGAAGAAATGATGAATGTTGTCATATTGATGTGACAAAATACTAACCATTTGTTCTAAGAGTCATGGCTAAGATTCAATGAATTTTAAATGGTAGAGCACATTAGGggtttcaaaatattttgataatatttcaaaaaatgattCAGGAAATTAAGATATTTCATGTAAAGTGAATAATCTATTATTCAATCATTAGAGAGGGACAAATTTTGTAACCGAGTGATgtggtaattttttttgggtcaGCTTTAGTACTCAATTATATTTTGGGCTATGGAAGAATCGTCTTGACCCACACGAGTAGGCCCTGAAAACAGCCTTAAGCCCAATTAACTAGCTCTGCCGAGTGCTACCAGTTCCCATCTCCACCCGAAACCCCGAAATACCCAAAACCCTGAGAACTttcaggagagagagagagggagagaagagcgaAAGGCTCAAAATCTGGAAATGAAAGCCGTTCGTTTCGCTGTTCATTCCTGTCGAACTGGGTTATCGTGTCGATTTCCGCGACCATATACAGTACGAACTCTCTCTACAAATGCGACTTCAGGAGGTAGTATCTCCTTATTTTCTGGGTGcaaatttgtatgaaattaaTGTGTTGGCGAGAAAATTAATCGAATTTTTTCAATGGGTCATGTTCTTACGAGGTGTACCATAACTGGTTCCGAGTTTTTCCATTTCTATTAGCGTATGGCTTGttactgatttatttttcttctgagCTATACCCTCACTGGTTTTGTTCTGTGATCCCAAATTTTTCTTGGTACATCCTTCCGAGcttctcaaatatatatttttttttgctgtCTTGGACATTTTGAACAGGCAGTGGGATTGATGATAATAAGCAATCCAACTCATTTGAGTCGGCCGATGAGTTTGAGCGGCGCATTTTCGGTGACTTTTCTGGGGGCGATGCTAAATCCAATTCCATTTTCGGAATGCttgatagacttggaaagggtCGCGACAGATCGGGTTACAGAGTGAGCGAAGGAAGTAATTTCCAGACATTGGATGGCCTGGATGAGAGCTTCAACACATTATCTGATGGAATGGATGGGAAGTTGAAGAAGGCAGCCACATATTTTTCGTTTGATACggaggaaatagagaaagatgATTATAAGTTTAGAGCAGATATGAATTTTAAACCGAGAATGACTTATGAAACCAAGGTAATCTTGTATACCCAGCCTCAAGCCTCTGTTATTCGGCCCTATTTCGTATGGTTTTACTATGTTTTGGAAATGTTAAAGCTTACTCTTGAGCCGATCCTGTTTTTTCAcctgttttatatatttattctgcCCAAAAATCTTGTGAACACAAATATGTTCGTGCGTggatattttcatctcatttttcttttgagttacAAATTGAATCAAATGGTTATATGTGCTGATTCTTGATACGCAGGATGATGTTTGTTATACAAGATCCCATGTTGCTTTTCTTTGTAAAGTTAAACAGATAATTCTGAGCTTTTAGATGATTAGTTGAGAGGGAAAAACATCAAATCCACTTGTTATTCCTCTTCCTTTccttatgttttgtttattattcgacacttgttatttatttaggtTCTTGCTTTGATAGTAGTTCTTTCTCCGAAAACATTTGTTGATGTAGTAACAGCATAAATTAAAGGGTGTCAAATAATGAAAGCTGTATTTGCTGAACTtacctatttaaaaaaaaaatgttaaagggTGTCAATCCATTGCCCATTTCTATAATTTCCTTTGCTATGTGCTACTAAATATGACCATTGtatacattgtatatatctttaatttcaGTTTAGGCATGTACGTAATGAAAACTTCATTCTcaattttacaataatttttgtgaaagcCTTTTATTTGCTTCTCTTTGATGAAAATTCTCTTTTCCCAGAATGTATCCCAATATTTGGCCTAATCCTTCTCCTGATGATTGATTCAACCTCtgataaaaaagtaatgctGTTAGTGTTGCCATGCTGGTTGTCTTTCTACCATTATTCATCATTAAGTTTGTCTCATTTAAGCACCACGCTTATTTATGCAGGATCTTGATCTTAGAAAGCCGGGAGTATGGAGACCTTCCAAAACGCTCGAGTTTCAAGTTACTACAAAGGAAGTTCTTAAAAAAGCTGATTTCAGGGTGAGCATTTCTCGGTTTAAtaaattctatcttttatgatgtgtatataaatacgttataaaatatttactttctttcAAATGTGATCATGGAAGTAGGATTACTTTTGTTTTACATTGCTAGGTCTAATTATATTCCATGCTTCTGACTGATATTGATCAATATCCAAATCACAAGTGGTGAATTTGTAATTATTAGGGTTTCCATTATTGATTTTGTAGTAGCTGCCCCCTTAGCAGCTCTGATCACTGATTTGGATGGACAGTGCATTTCTCTGTCTTATGTCCATAACACTTTTTTTCCCATCTCTTTcttatattgagtttaattaaCTATCAGTGATAGGTTCATTCCCTCGTGCTATCCTTCATTACCTCAACCTTTCCTTTTATTCCATACTATCTTTGTTTTGGAGTTATGTCATGTTGAAAGGGATCCACTAAGAAGAATGAAGTAAAGTTAGATGGTATCAAGCTGATTGGGCTCACAAAATTTTATCCCTTTTATATTGaagcacataaaataaataatactgtTCATTTTCCATTGGGCGCAATGAACCTAGAAATTAGTTAGAAATGTAAGTAAATAAGCCACactgaaaaacataaaagaaaaagtactCATATCCTTGCAGTTCCTACTAGAAATTCAGGGATCACAAGCACCTGCTTGTTTGGggtttacatatataatttcacaCGTTCGATGTGTTtgaaaaaccttaaaaaaattttaaaccttaaaattacataaaatattctaaagaaTATAAACATGTGTCCGTATTGTatcatgttttagttttttttttttcctggaattatttctttttttttttttatcagtaaaagatagatattatatatatgaatgaaatagacatAGTCCTTGTACATAGAAAATATGCATAAGAAagcctaaatacattctaaaagcgataaattaaagacaagaaatcctGAACATTGTCCCCATGCaatacaatagtggaaaaccaacacattaaagtgtgaagaaaaaaattcttcaactcggcCATtatgcgttccttatcttcaaaacaatgcgcattcctttccgtctAAATACACCATATaatgcacaacggaatcatcttccacactgctgccacttgatgacgcCTTGCATATTTGTCCAACAacccaataaatccaccaccctcataggcataacccaagcaacatcaaccctttgaaagatctcatcccacaacacccttgttacctcacaatATGGTAAGAGATGATCCATAGATTCTTTTTCCTGGAATTATCAAGTCATCATATTTGTATTGTACCTACATAGGTCCGGGGTTTAACAGGGTAAAAGACATGTTTTGTTTGCAGAGTCTCTAGAGTTCCCTGTCAAAAAAAACGGATTATACCTTATTCGAGTTTTTCAATCACATATTGGCATGCGTTTTGTTGACCTTAAAAAGATTTCTGAGTTCAATTTACTATATTCTTGGAAAACTCAATATTTTAGAACAGTAAaacattatgtggaggtggTTGTAATATCGTCATGGGGTGGTTATATTCGATTTGAATGCTATGGTTTTTCTCATCTTTTCCAAATACTGTTCAAGAGTATATTTTGGCCTTTCATTGGGTCCTCCGAGTGGCTATTGAGGTTTTTCTATATTGCCCGTTGAAATgaggttatttttataatattagttgGCACGTTTTTGTTTCAAACCATAGTGCATACTGCAGTGTATTTTTAACGTTAAATGAAGCTGAGTCTATCTTTTGTTGTCTTCCTTGTCTGTTCTACGCAGAATGTCAGATTCCTTGCAAACTTCATAACAGAGGCTGGAATTATTATTAAGAGGAGCAAGGTAAAATTCAAGTATTAAGAACATCATTTGGCTTTCTTCTATTAAATTTGATTGAACTTTTGTTGACATGtgcatctttattttattttccttgttcGTTGTGCAGACTCGCATCAGCGCCAAGGCCCAGAGGAAGGTTGCTAGGGAGATCAAAACAGCCAGAGCTTTTGGTTTAATGCCTTTCACAACCATGGGGACGAAATCGTTTGTGTATGGAGAAACTATGGAAGGTCTTGATAAGGATTTCGAGTACGAATCATATAATGCCCATATAGGTGCAGATGCAGATGGTGCAGACCCTCTTTGAGCCGAGATTACGAGGTGAATGTTAATttctatgttctttttgttgacAGCATTATTGAACATCCTTTATTggggaagaaaaaagagaagatggAAAAAGATATCTGGATAATACGAACATCattgattgtttgtttgtttgtttggttgaTTTGAATGAATAGATGCTCCTAGCGAACAGTGATCTGCGAGAACACTCGCAACTAGCTCGGCCATTTCAATGttaaagacatttttttttttcaaaaatattagtaaataataataaagaaaaaattatattggaaattaaataagaaaaaattatctagAAATGAAACAAGGGCCGCTCATGAGCGGTGGTCATTCTTGTGGCCACCTTGATGGCTGCCCTCGAGCGGGTTGCTGAAGGGGTGGATGTTATCAACCACCTACATATGTGTGGTCCTTGCTATCATCTATATTTATCATCAGTGGCTACTATTAACCACTCATTGTTGTTGATAATTTCATGTGGCATCTCGAACGGCATGCTACGAGATTTTGACGCAAAGACCAATTTTAAGAACCTTACAAAAAAGGGTGTAacaattttcacataaaataatctGACTTCTAAGATAAATCACtactcttttatttgttttgtgtaattagcaatgttttaaatatcatGTCTTATCGGCCGGTACGATCAATATTTACCGTGTCGGGATAGTGACTTGTACAGGTAAAAAGTATATGTTTCATAGTGGATCAAATACTGGTTGTACTGGTCAATACTGGCCGATTTTTAATGTACCTGCTGGTTTCGGCTACCTCttgaaattattgaatttttgtATTCTCagtgtatttttgtaattttcactcaaattttcacatttgaAGATTagtttcttaactttttttaatcctaTTTTCTCGAGgattgaaaattaaattccTACTCTACTTTTCGTAATGAAAAtgagtgattatttttttaatagttagaTTGAGAACTTGtaaatattattgagttttataaatatgtgttttaattttttaagacttgcattgatattattttgaaatataatttatacatatataattaatttatctatatatagactatctcgaaacggtacagatacaaaatatttcgttctagtacCTTAACGGAAACAGACACGGAAACGGTAAGTAGTTAGTACATAGTATTTCGAATTGAATCCAAAGCCTCTTGTGTCTCCATTTGTGAAAGAAAAACGCTGGTTGCAAGCGTTTGGTGCAAACAACGTGTAAACGGGACTGacatagaaaaaacaaaacgatTTGTTTCGTTCAAAATTGAAAACCGTTTCTTCTCTCCTTATTGTTCAGTTCACATTTTCGTTTCCTCAGTTTCCCTCCCGAAttccctccctctctgtgtTTCTTTTGCAAGAAGCTCCCTTCCTTGACAGAAAAAGTACAACTCTtatgtatagttttttttaaatttttttttacaaccaaAATTACTGCATAAAGGCATATATGGCAAACTCGAGGCCCTAGGCAACgagggaagagaagaagaagaagttgaaggagATGACCTCGAAGACAAGGAGCTTCCTGGCAACGTTGAGAGACAACGATGGTGAAGAGGGAGTTGACGTTGACAAGGCCGCCCAGGGCGGTCACGTGCACGCTCGTAGTTGTCGCCGTCGTTGTCGCCGTAGAGGTTGATTTCGCTCTCTGGACGTTGTTGTCTCTCAAGTTTGACCACTCAGATCTGCAAAACGAATTCAGGAAAACCaaaacatatttgaaaatacGGGTTTGGTGGGTTTTAATTTTAGAGATGAGGGAAGTTGAAATTTTATAATGGGTTTAAATCAGAATGAAATTGCAGATATCGGTCTAAACATAATCAAActtaagaggaagaaagaaatagagaaatacTTGTCCATGGGTAAATCTTGAAAGTGCTGTTGTTATTAACGTTGCTTGTTAGGGTTTATGTTTTTCtatgatgagagagaaagagagagagagagattgttgaGTGAAGTTTGCTGTTGTTTATTTAGGATTGTTGGAACGTGGAAGGAAGATGGGGAGAAAAAAGtctgagagagataggaggataaagtgaaaattgaaataCTTGTGCTTTTGTGGTAGTTTTAAGGgaaatacttttattttgtttaagaaaaatGCTTGTTGCAAGCTTACGATATGAAGGAAAAACACCAGCCAAAGACAGGACGAGCACCAAAGCGGGAATCTaaaattagagtttttttttttttaaatattagctGACGTGGCATTATATTTACTCGCCGTTTACATTTGGTGACTGTACCTAACAGTTTTGTTTGCGAAATAATTAGGCTGCTCATGTGAGCTGTCCCTTTTGAGCAACGAAATGAATTCTTGGAGTACAAAGTGGCAAGCTGAAAATCGATAGAATACCAATCTGGCCTGTTCAAAATTCTTCTTGTTCAATGGTCCAAtgtgaaatgaaatatttcataATCCAACCATAGGTATTATCTGATTCTTATGAACTGAAAAACTGCATGTGTTCGTggaacttaagaaaaataattgagagtAGGGATTGGGAGGAAGGTAGAGAAGAGACAGGCATGGCGAGCGGGCAGTGCTCCGACCGGCGCCATGCCTTTCCTGTGAAGCTCATAAGATGGAGACACTTTACTCTCAAAACAACAATgctaaacaagaaaaaaaaaaaaaaaaaaaacaaaaacaaaacaaaagagtttttaaTATGTCATCTTTATCCCTAGCCATTGTCTTTATGCTTTAACACCTTTCTCTTGTAATTAAATTTGCCGAGAAACTCTAGAAACAAGCTGCCACCAATCCAAATTCCAGGTTGTCGCGTCGAGGAATGTAATTATGTCATGACAGGCAACACTGTCTCTCTTCTTGTGTGTATGGTTTTCTAACGTAGGAGTAGTTGAAAGTTTTTCTCATTATGCTTGGAAACTTTACAGTTGGGTTCACACTTGCAAGAGTTCCAcgagttaattaattaattatattattaatgagtCATTATCAAAAGGCATATATCTAATCAAGTTGGTTACGacaatcataaaaaatacatcCACAAAAGTCTATAAGATTCCAAATGATTAGTTTAAGCTCAaacccaacaaaagaaaaaggaaaaaagttgTTTCCCGTGATTTCACAGGCCAAAGAAAGAAAGCACCACTGTAGCCTAATTCCCAAACCTCGAGAGCCAAAAAGAACCATAGAATTAATCAAAGAGAACAGAGCTTTAAATTAGATGAATTAAGCCTCGTTGTGTTCTAGTTGAGTTGAAGTTTACAGTTGTTAGACAACTCTACcttgtttgatttatttaagaaaaaaaatggggtTTACGAGTACTGCAAGTGAAGCATCGCTGTTATGGACAGCTAATTACAAATGGTTCAAAGAAATCCACGTTAGAGCATTTGCAGCATATAGCGTACCCTTAGAAACTTTCAAGTGTCAAACCAAGTATCCAATCCAAACTAGTCAGCTAGGTTGGTTAGTTTCCAACGATGTTTTCTGCATTTTTCATACGGCTACTTCGTATCTCTTTGAGAGAGAGCATTGACTAATGCCACTGGAATTTTGCTGGTTAACACTTGAGAGGTACCCAATCCAATACCCATTTAAGCTCTAAAAAAAGGTACATGAAGTATAAAGCCAGCAACACTAATAAGTAAAAGGTCAGTGTTTGTTAGATTATTTGCGTAGTACTGTTTGTTAGTTTGTATTATTTTCTAACAACATTCGTTCTGATCTGCTTTGTTATCATACTTAACTTTTTAACTTCGATACAAAATCAGTCcgtcacttcttcttcttcttcaattgagagatcttcttcctcatctctctctctcaatgaagaagaaaaaaccgCAACTGTCATAATCTTTCAAATGACAATTCGACCCGCCTTCCTCGCCATCAGCATCACTCTCATCCACGTATCTCTTTTGCCTCCAACTGTCGTTTACGGCCTTGGCACGGCGTCCACCACCGCAGTCGCCTACGGCACTACAACAGTCTGTGGCATCGTGGCCGCTGAGCCCACCCAGAGAATCCAATGCTACCAAAATGGCCAAATCATTTCAGTCCAACCCAGTATCTCCTTTGAAACCATCTCAGGTGGCGGCAGCTTCTTCTGCGGCCTCAGGTCCGGCGGCCTCAGCCTCCTCTGTTGGGACACTAGCTCATCCAACTACAGCTTTAAACCAAAACGTATATATAACAGTGATAAGGTCGAACTCACGGACCTAACGGTGGGTGATGCTCAAGTTTGTGCCCGAGAGGTCAACTCTGGAATGGTCAAGTGCTGGAGAGGAAGTAATGATGGTAGTTCCAAATTCCCACCACACGGGGAAGCATTGAGGTTTCGTGCAATCACATCTGGGAGTGGGTTTTCATGTGGGATTTTGAAGAACAACAGCAGAGTTCTATGTTGGGGAAATGGTTATCTCGGATACGAGATTCAGGTACAGTTTGCCAATTTGTCGATGTCGAGTTTAGTTGCTGGAGAGTCTCATGCCTGTGGTTTGACAACGACTgggaggttggtttgtaaaggGCACAATGATTCGAATCAACTGAATGTTCCTTTTAGCTCTGCTTATCAGTTTTCTATTCTGGCGTTGGGAGCAGACTTCACATGCGCTATTAGGGTAAGAAATGGAATGGTGGTATGCTGGGGAGGAAAAAATGGAAACGAATTTGAGAGCAATGcgattgaaaatatttcatttgaaaCTATCGTTGCAGGTTTAGATTTTGTATGCGGGTTGACAACGAGTAATCTGTCGATTATTTGTTGGGGACCAGGGTGGTCTAATCTCCCAAGTGAGATTCCACTGGGAAGGATGATTCCGGGTCCATGTGTTCAGGCTTCTTGTAGCACATGTGGTACGTATCCAGATTCTGAAGCTCTGTGTAATGGGTCTGGGAATATATGCAAGTCTTGCGAGATTGAACTCCCAGTTGCAGTGCCAGTGCAGCCGGTAGCATCAGCTTCTCCACCAATCAAAGCCAGGAACAAGGTTTCATTGGCGTTTGTGGTTGTTGGATCAGTTGGCGTTTTTGCGGGCATTTGCACAATTATCTTTTGTTTATGGGCTGCCCTATGCGGTTTCTTGCGCATGAATGTGCGTAATTCTGTGCAACCCACGAGTGCTGAGGCCAATGCGGATAATGCTGCTACTATGCCTCACTTTGGTTCTAGTGTCCCAACTTCAAGATCATATTCCATCAATCGCCAAGCCTCCGTCACTTTGAGGAGGCAGAGAAGTGGGTCATCTATATCATCCAAAAATGCGGACAGGACCCAGACATTCACTTTCTCAGAGCTTTCCACAGCCACCACCAACTTCTCATTGGAGAACAAAATTGGTGCTGGGAGCTTTGGCAGTGTTTACAAAGGTAAGCTCGCGGATGGTCGCGAAGTGGCCATCAAAAGGGCAGAAACTTCTGTCAAAACCAAGAAATTTCAGGAAAAAGAAATCGCATTCGACTCTGAATTGGCATTGTTGTCTCGGCTCCACCACAAACATTTAGTGGGGTTAGTCGGATTCTGTGAGGAAAAGAACGAGAGGCTTTTGGTTTACGAGCACATGAGCAATGGTTCACTGCGTGACCATTTGCACGACgagaaaaatgttgaaaatactAGCAGCATTTTGAATTCTTGGAAAATGAGGATCAAAATTGCCTTAGATGCTGCTAGGGGAATTGATTATCTACACAATTACGCAGTTCCACCCATAATTCATAGAGACATCAAGTCTTCAAATATACTTTTAGATGCGAATTGGACTGCGAGAGTATCCGATTTTGGATTGTCATTAATATTGGAGCCAGAATCTGAACATGAACCCACGTCAATCAAGGCTGTTGGAACAGTTGGCTACATAGATCCTGAGTACTATGTCTTAAACGTTTTGACAACAAAGAGTGATGTCTATGGTTTTGGGGTGGTCTTGTTTGAGCTTCTGACAGGGAAGAAAGCTGTGTTCAGGAATAATCAAGACAATGGGGCGAGTCCCATGAGCGTGGTGGA contains:
- the LOC109002213 gene encoding putative serine/threonine-protein kinase-like protein CCR3, yielding MTIRPAFLAISITLIHVSLLPPTVVYGLGTASTTAVAYGTTTVCGIVAAEPTQRIQCYQNGQIISVQPSISFETISGGGSFFCGLRSGGLSLLCWDTSSSNYSFKPKRIYNSDKVELTDLTVGDAQVCAREVNSGMVKCWRGSNDGSSKFPPHGEALRFRAITSGSGFSCGILKNNSRVLCWGNGYLGYEIQVQFANLSMSSLVAGESHACGLTTTGRLVCKGHNDSNQLNVPFSSAYQFSILALGADFTCAIRVRNGMVVCWGGKNGNEFESNAIENISFETIVAGLDFVCGLTTSNLSIICWGPGWSNLPSEIPLGRMIPGPCVQASCSTCGTYPDSEALCNGSGNICKSCEIELPVAVPVQPVASASPPIKARNKVSLAFVVVGSVGVFAGICTIIFCLWAALCGFLRMNVRNSVQPTSAEANADNAATMPHFGSSVPTSRSYSINRQASVTLRRQRSGSSISSKNADRTQTFTFSELSTATTNFSLENKIGAGSFGSVYKGKLADGREVAIKRAETSVKTKKFQEKEIAFDSELALLSRLHHKHLVGLVGFCEEKNERLLVYEHMSNGSLRDHLHDEKNVENTSSILNSWKMRIKIALDAARGIDYLHNYAVPPIIHRDIKSSNILLDANWTARVSDFGLSLILEPESEHEPTSIKAVGTVGYIDPEYYVLNVLTTKSDVYGFGVVLFELLTGKKAVFRNNQDNGASPMSVVEHAGPLILEGELQKVLDRRVGPPEMNESEAVQLVAYIATSCVNLEGKERPSMSDIVANLERALALCEDHDCNLSPTTWSIHSD
- the LOC109002223 gene encoding uncharacterized protein LOC109002223, giving the protein MKAVRFAVHSCRTGLSCRFPRPYTVRTLSTNATSGGSGIDDNKQSNSFESADEFERRIFGDFSGGDAKSNSIFGMLDRLGKGRDRSGYRVSEGSNFQTLDGLDESFNTLSDGMDGKLKKAATYFSFDTEEIEKDDYKFRADMNFKPRMTYETKDLDLRKPGVWRPSKTLEFQVTTKEVLKKADFRNVRFLANFITEAGIIIKRSKTRISAKAQRKVAREIKTARAFGLMPFTTMGTKSFVYGETMEGLDKDFEYESYNAHIGADADGADPL